The Ptychodera flava strain L36383 chromosome 3, AS_Pfla_20210202, whole genome shotgun sequence region TAATAGAAAAAACAGCAGAATTTATGTATTGTAGTTTGAATTTTTAAGGTAAATCGGCACCCAATTAGAGACCTAGTTACCCAGGCTTGTTTCACGTTACCCTTCTACAAGAGCATCAAAACGGTAGCAACTAACTGTTATTTAAACCATCAACTCCTTACTCGAACCAGTGAACAAAATTCACTTTCCCGCTGAACAACTACATCACTTAAAGTTTGGCTGAAGGTTTCACATAAAAATAGACTACCAGTAAGATATTTAGAGATCGATGATATCATTTCCATCCTACTCTATCTAAAAAAATATCTAGCAGGAAAAATCAACAACATGTTGGCTATAAGTCATTTGGAGCCAATTTCTTGGATTTGTGTAGTATAGAGCTCAAAGAAAATAAGACGATTTATTAATGTGTGACTGTGAATTATATTATCACATGATGGTGGAGACCATATGATATAATATCAaagttgaaaaacacaatagtTGTTTTTGGTAGCCGAGGTTTCCAGCATCTTTTCAAGCAAGAATACATTGTTGACGTATAAATAAATCGCTAAAAGCAATATTTAGGAACAAGATATACCTGTGTCAAAGGTTCTGCCTTCTAtgtttgataaattttaatCGTTTCATATTTGTCGGTAGTGTTTTTTCCCTCCCAAATAGAAAGGAGCGGAGAGAAAGAGATGGACTATTAGATACGAGAAGCTAACTACGAGCAGTATTTTAAACATAATTATTAATAATTACGGTGAGAAATTCTGAAGTCATTCAAAATCTAAATATGATTTTAGCCCGCAATGAAGAAGAAAAAGCGCAAATATTGAATGGCGAAGGAAAAACAGAAAAGTCTGCCATTAGATTTCAAAACACGCTTTTGAATCTTGATGAGTAGCAACACAGCAAATAAAGATGATATGGCAGCTTACTTGTACATTCATATAACTGCATCATGAATGATGCAACCATATTATCATAGGTGTGGATTTCTTTCGGATTGAGTGTTGATGTTCATTTCTGTACACTATTGATGACTATTTCGAGAAAGATTAAATCGCAGTGATTTATAATGCAAATTTGTAACCTCTGTATAGTCAAGACGGATTTAAAGGCATGctaataattttaacaacatCTTGCAAACAGTTGCAACATCAAAACATGTCCAATAATAAATCTCAAGGGCTTTGGTTAAACGAGACGATAGAAGACGCTGCACTTGAAGATCAACGTGGTACTGATCTGGCAGATTATGACAGGAGGAGGAACATTACTTTTGTGACAGTTTATCTGCACTAAAGAAGAGAAACTTAAACCCAAACTGATCAGATCCAAGATTCTCATACTGTACTGATGTGAATTAATCGAACATCCATAGGTATCTAGCATTCAAAGAGAGCACAGTGCGAATTCCCCTCCACAAGGGAAACGGCATGTTATGGATAATAGAGTCGGTTGAAACTTAAACAGATCGGACATTTTCACCGTGCAAACTGAAACCAAGCAACCACACAAGGAGTTGGAAACTGAGTAGGAAATGAAGTCAGACGGTTACACTGGAACCTTTTGTAAGGGTCAAAGGAATAATATGACACTTTTACCTTACTCAAATGTCTTTTAAACAAGATATTGGATCGAAAACATTGCCTAATATTTGTGCTATTTGATTTTCTCTGGACATATCGATTGAAGATTGAACTGATACTATTTTCTTTAAAGACCAAAATAACATCCTTTGTCCGTTTACCATGTATTACGAATGTGGTATGGTTTAACACCGGCTATCAACATTTGGGCTGTTTTTTGGTCAGAGCACAGGGCCTCAcaagtggctatttaagtcaatattacagcgtttttctttcatgttcaatgttacaaataaaccagctgaagagcacaacacttgtgtagctgtcttttgtgtagcttgtattggcatgtatagtgcgccctcaatggggaatgtgatcatatgtaaatgcgacctttagttccgtgacctctagccatgcctacttcctgtcctcgctatgcttactgagTTACTGTACTatattagtacagtaaacacagcgacgtctgtacgcatggccatggcatggctagaggtcacggaactaaaggtcgcatttacatatgatcacattccctgttgagggcgcactatacatgccaatacaagctacacaaaaggcagctacacaagtgttgtgctcttcagctggtttatttgtagcattgaaaaagaaaaaaaacccgctgtaatattgacttaaatagccacttgTGGGGCCCTGTGGTCAGAGATGGGCTTTGCCTGtttcttttgaataaattttgtctACAAGATATgagatttcaaatttttttgggAGTTGAAAATTGACACTTTAGAACATGAACGATTTGGCacataatattgatattattgcTACTGCGAAAACAATAAATGTTAACAAAGTCACACGTTGCTACCAACTCCCTATTGTCTTAGtcatatgcacaaatattgagtattgaaaataaaaagcatgtttgtaaatttattttcgGCCAGTTCGGAAATGGCACTGAGCGAGAAGCAGAAAGAGCATCCTGGAGCATTGTTTGTATTTGATACTTGGGACAAGAATAAATATGGATTACCTGCTTTCCACCGGCATTTGGTCAAATCTTGGGCAAGAAAAAAGTAAAACCTCTTCAGCTCTATTCAACAGTTCTGTCTGATGAAATCAGTGAGAAACATAAGCAAGATGCACTAGAGCTTGGAGTAACCTTGATAAAGGCTCGACGGAAGGCAAGAATCCCTGCTCGTGACGACCCGGTAAGAATCGCATGGCTGCACAATTTTGAGAGTTATTATCCGGAGATCTCTGAACTGAAGAATATCAGATACATCATCGGTTACTCACCGAAGACTGGCGATGCTGCAGCAGATATCCGAGATGGGGCGTTTCCTTCTGCACAATTAGTTCTAATTAACCATGCAAGTCCAGAAAACGATTGCACCTTGGTACACCAGGAAAACTTACAAGAGTTTAATCAAAGGATGCTGAAAATGGCTAGTGCAGCAGATCTCATATTCTCTATGGGACCAAAACGTCATGACTTTTTCCAAAATCAATACAGAGTATGCATTGGGAAGAAGAAGCTGGAAGCCATTCCTCATAAAGAAATACCACCAGTGCCACAGCAATCGTTCTTCGAGAAAAAATTAACTTTAGGACAGGCTATTAAGCATAATCCCGTCTTATTAACATATGGAGAAATTGATAAAGATCGATTAGTGCAGGCTTTTGAAGGTCTCGCATCGTCATTTAGCTTGGTTGTTGAAGCGAGTCATAAATTCCACAGAGATCTCCCAGGTTGGAATATCCTCGGAGTCCCCAGTGCCTTGAGGGAGAAAATGAGCAATCTACTCAAAACTAAAATAACGAGCGACTTAAAAGTTGTGTTTCCACGCCTCTTCGAAGATCTTAATTTGGACAGTCTGGACGAAAATTTGTGTCAAAGTCACATCTGCCTTCCAATTCAATACTATGACGAATACTCTTTTGATGGTTTGGAAGCTCTAGCTCTTGGAGTGCCTTTGCTGATTGCAGAGTATTCACATCTGGCGCATTTCATTAAGAAATATTTGCCGAAGTATTGTGACCGTTACATAGTAAGGAAGGGTGAACAGTATCCCGATGAAATAATTAGCACATTGTGTGAAATCGAAAGAGCATTTGAAATAGCAGGTGAACTGAAAGATGCCTTCATGGCAAGCGAAGACGTGACATACAGTTTTGAAACATTCGTTGCAATGTTTACCGATGATACAGACAGCGATGACAATGAAATAGTTAATCTAAACCCTCAAATCGCACATCGGGAAAAGGCAGCAGAGAATGGTCAGGAAATCTGTAAAGAATTTTATCAACAAGAATCACAGTATGAGGGCGCACAACAAAGTGATCAGATAGAACATACACAAAAGCCTGTCACCACAAGGACTGAAAGAGTGCATGCACCAGATAACCAAAGGCCACGTGATGTCATGGAGGATTCATTGCCAGGAAATCGAAAATCAGAAAGTGCTGGTAAGTTATCTCGATTGTTTAAATACAGAAGATTTCGATCTGATTCGAACTTACAACGTACGGCGCCAATAACCTGACGAAGTCATCACAGTAAAAACCATTCCGCCAAAGTGTTTCCGTTGTTTTAAGAAGGTTTTCAAATGCTTTGCCTCGCAACGTTGTTCTATTAGTGCTTAtgtataatttcaaaaatatcaccCTGTGTAAGATAAAAATAGAATGGCGTAGTTTGAATGACAAATATCGCGTTATCTCTCACCACATGCAAGTAAATATGAATAACATATAAAGAGGACCCAATGTATGCACATTAGTGGTTTCGTCCTTTGACAGTGAGAGCTTTTCGATAGAACAATTgaaaaaaggttaaaatgtgataaatgaCTGCAACGTACATTTCTAATTCGTTACTTCGTTACTGCTGAGTGAAAGTACAATCTCAAAAAAGTAACATCCCTAAACAACAACAGCGTACTAGTCGTATAATGAATGAAGTTGTTCACGAGGTAAATTGATTAATCTTTGTACCAGCCAAGTAAAGAATGGCTTATGAATGTGATACGTTTTCAAGAGTGATACAAACACCAAAGTAGAAAGAAGGAGTAAACGTTTTCCAGTTGATTCTGTTTTCGCCTTACACGAACCAAAAAGGAAGAATTTCTAATAGATATAATTACAGACATAAACTGTCTTATAAATACAACGTAAGCTTCACTATTCGCAAAAATCTTTTATTTGCTATGTGTGGTCTCCTTATAAGTCTTGACATTCTTATTTTATGGTACCGTTAGATGTGTTTGAATGAGAGTTCAAACATATAAATCGTCATGGCATTAATGTAATGCAAATTGTCCAATGTCATTGATACTTAGGAGCAGTAAGCTCACCTGTCACCAAATGTTTGTCAATGAAATTATTTATGATAAGTGAAAGGACTGAGGAGGCAATTAGGGGAAATTAATTTTGCCGGTTGTAAACTTGCAACTTTAACGCGTTACGAATCCTGACAGCACTAAAAAGGCCAACTACAATACAAAATCGATCAGCTTTTCTCATTTACACTTGTAGAATTAACTGTGACGATCAGGTTAAATGAAGAAGATTTCCAGGAAGCTATAAGAAACACTTGACAGCGAAACAGGAGAGCATATCAATGAGAGAGCGAATCGACAAGAAGAAGAAAGTGACAGCCCGCCATTGCGTGAGAGAAAGCTTACAATACAAATAATAATCAAAGAGAACAACAAATCCTTCTGGGACAGAGTGCACGATGCATTGAATGGAAACAATGCAAAACAATTTATAGACTTTCTCGTCAATCAGTGCAAAGATAATCATGCGATATTACTGAAGGTCTCTGAAGGATCTTTAGTCTTGCGCCTGAAATTCAGTTGCCTCCAAAATCTCTGTAAGTTCGAAGGTAACTGCAAAACAGGGATATTTACTCAGCCTCTTGAACGCTTCTTGATAACCGATGAGATGAGAACAGCTGCTGAAAAAGCAAGTACGCCTCTACACCTTGTCGCTGTCTACGATGATGAAAAGTTCGAAGAGGTCTCTCGTTTTCTTATCAAAGTAAGTCAAAAGTATCGATTTGGTATGATCATTTCAAAGTGCCTTCTGCGTGTATCTTTAAATTCGTTCATGTAACACGAGTTCCTGTAATGTTTACAATACCGTTGCCTAAAGTAAAAGTCTTCGAGGTTTATTGTGTGAATACGCATTTACGAGCTGCCAGTATCTTTTGATGTTGACCAAGAGGAGGGTATTCACTCTTGCTTTTACTTAAACTTGTAATCTTTCGAATACATCCACAATAGTAAATTTTTTAAACATCTTTTTTCAGCGAGTTTATAGAAACGTTTTCTTATCAGGCAGTTCTTGAAAAATTTGTGTCCCATTGCTACTTTGTAGCATACATGCTATCGGAGTTTCACATTGGTCAGTTGACAACTGATAGTAATCGGATTTTGATTAACTTTTACCAGCGGTAAATGTGCAGTAAAGTTTCTATTTGGACATCTATTACGCATTGCAAACTTTACTGATCGATATTTGTCTTCATTCGACCACTCAAATAACATTAACAAACTGTTTTTAACTTAAAGGAGATGGTGGCTTTGACTTAACCGAAGACAGTACCAGCTCAGATGATAATGACGATAACGAAAGTAAAAGCAAAAAATCCGTATGTGGTGGACTGCTCAAAGGTAAGTCATTGTCCTCAGTTtgatctttaatttttttccttttagtCATGGAAAGATAGACCCGCTGATAACGTAAATTGCAAGTAGAATATACTTCACGCAATGCACTCTGAAATTTATGACTCTGAACATCGACTCACTACTTTATTTtctgataaatatataacattTCATTTGGTTACCACTCTTTAGAAACCTACAGCTGTCAAAACGCCAGCTTGTCGGGAAGAAGAAACAAAAGGTGCAGCAGGTAGGAAATCATTTGCTAGAATTGACTGATGAAAAATGTGAACTATTAATTTGATTAGTACAGTTAATTGGTAAACTATAATATCCTTTGATTGATAAATAAAGCTCATAAAATAGCGAGTGATGCGGCAAGAGTGAAGGTGAGTGGACACAGACAGCATCTTGTACTAATCAACAGTGAGCTAGACAGTCGTCGAGATTAGGCTAGAGAACACCCTAAGGCTTCCCTTGGAAAACCCTTCCAGTTTGTTTCCACTCATTTATGTCCATCACATTGTACTTGTGGTCAGTGCATTGTAGTAGGAGGGATCAACCTTAGAATGAACTATTGGAAATATGAAAGTTTCCCGAGGTGGTGAAAATCACGTGGGCTTGTAAGTTAGATAACAAATTAAAAAGTACTCTCAGACTCTGTAGGGAATTTGTTAACATTTATCACGTGGAAGAAATAAACGACTTCTAAATGCAGTGATATTGTGCACATCATAATTACATCATAATTATGATTCAGTTGGTACTGAGTTATCAAAGGTGGAATCCTAAGTACCCTATACCTTTTTAGGTTTACTTGTGGTAAAGGTTACCCATTTTAAATCATAAAATCGGCAATGGGTGAGAACACCCACAATGTATTACAGACTGATAACAACAAAACATTACACAACATGATCCTCATTCAGCTATCAATTGAGAAGGAACTTGCTAAGATGGCACATTGATGTTCTTTGAGTCAGGTATTGATGACTACTTTCAGCTTTATTATGCTTTGTATCCAATGTCAGGGGATGACAGCAAAATTCCAAGTGACTTTGGGCAAGGCAAGGGAAAACAGACTGGCCGACAAGAAGAACTTGACGAGGGGTCCTATGACTCGGAGGCCGACGAAGGTTATGACGATTCTGAAGCAGTCGAGGAGGTGAGTTACACTAACTCGcgttgacataaaaaacaaacataaaaagacgttttaattaaatgaatatCTCTGAAATATATCCATATGTTCAATTTATAAAGGTTAAACTTTCTGCCAAGCGTGATTGGAAAGAATCTTACGTTCAACAGTTACCGAAGTGGGTGAAGAAACTCATGGGTCATATAGTCCTTGGTAAGACGGTTTTCATTTTTTGCGATTACAttacttgcaatttcatttttccaaaGAAACGTCATCACTCTGGTTATTTCGTCTGGATTTTGATGTATTTCTTACATACGGCGTTTTCTCTATAGTTAGAGCTTCTTGAGATACATATGAAGAGAGCtataaaatatgctaattttaataTGCTTGGAAATTACAGGGAATAAAAATGTCTTCTTGATGCAGGTACAAAGAAGttgttttgaaaactttcaaaatctACATTACGTCAGGAGAAAGTTGCAAACGTATTAAGTTATGTAAGAAACAGTGCAAAGATGATTTGATGAAAAGTTACACCCGCATCTTAAACTAAAAATGCCTCATATAAATTGAGAAGAACGTAGTTAATTTATCTTGGGATATTAGTCTGAGAGGGGTATCAGGATACCCTAATTTATACATTTGGTGGAAATAGTACAGGATGCTTTACAGACAAccgcaaagttttttttttacatttttaaaattatactTTGCATAGCAAAAATGTCCACATGAGTACAAATTATTTGTTGAGCTCCTGACCTTCCTAACGCTTAAATGCTACAAACAACATAAATGTGAGTTTCACTAACTGATTCGAAAGATCAGTAACAATTCGGAGATCCCGAACGCCTTGAACTCGAGAAAAAGGCACTCTAGTTCTTTGAGTATTAATATAGCATGTAATATAGATGATTGATGGTTACATATGCGCTATGAAGGTATTGTAATGTTTTCGCTCATGTAATGTAACTTTGAACTCGGACTCTTTGAGAAAATCATCTCCTAAGAGTATATTCACTGAATAGCGCATGTCtgttgtttatatctttacagatATCAATGAAGAATGGTCTGTTCAGATATTGGGGTTGCAGAAACCTGGAACTAAGCAAGGACTGTTTAATAATCCAAATGGACTTCGATGGCATCACGGGCAACTTCTTGTTTGTGACACAAATAATAATCGTATTCAGATCCTAGCCAAACACTACAGCTACCGGTCAGTAGATGAAATTCGATTCGATTCGATGACAAATGCTTTCCAGCCATGGGCCGTAACTGTGTACCGTAAAGAATATTACATATCTGACATCGGTAACAATcaaataattatttgtgataaatgtcatgaaatactACAAACTATCGCTGTGACGCCAGATATATCGGTGCATAGCATTACGGTTATAGCTGGATTTGCTGTGGTCACCGACCACAAAGGGAATAAGGTACTCAAGTACAACAAGAAGGGAAACCTTGTTGCAAAATACCAAGGTCAAGGCAGTGAAAACACACCGATAAAGTATCCCCATTCTGTAGCGCCCGCCAGCAACGGCAGTATTTTAGTGTCCGACGCAAACAACCATAACATAAAAGTTCTTGATTCCGATTTGAATTACGTGGAATCATTTTGCGCTGAGGGTACAGGCAAAGGTCAAGTGAGATATCCCCAGGGCATTGATGTAGATGCACgtggaaatatttacatttgtgaTAAGTTGAACAACAGGATCGTAAAACTGGGATCCAACGGCAACTTTCTTCGTAATTTATTCGAAGGTGACCTAGAATATCCAACGAACATTGCGGTCAATCCGGCTGGTGACGAAATTGCAGTTTCAGTGTTTGGTAACATTGCTAGACCTGTGAACCAAATATGggttttcttcaaaaaataaattaaacccATTGCACACAGCGAAATAGGGAGATGTAACAATACAATAGTTACGAGCCCTCCAAAGTATTGAACAATTCCATAATTTCAAATGGGCCACTTACAAGCAAATGAAGTCTCGCGAAATATAACGTACGGAAAATTTAGATTTAGTGTTCTATGGTGGAATTACGAACAATGAACACAAAAATCCCAGGTATTTGTTGCGTGGTGACTATCGTGGGTGTGGGGAACGACTCGATTGAAAAGATCCCATTCAAGGTGCATATTAACCTGGCATCATGTTTGCATTGTGACATGCTGGCAAACCTTTCCCTTCGCAGAATAGTATCAGCCTATTCTACCAGCCACTCTTGGCATGATTCTTACATAAATGAGAGTATATTGTGTCATTAGATGACTATctacaaatttgaaaatgtcacagaAGATGTTGCACTTTGTAAGTAATTGTTTCAACAATCGCAAAGCATATGCTACACTCATTTTCATGGTTTTTGATGGTTTGTACAGACTAtatatttcactgaaatatgttGTTCTACTTAGACTTCGTATTcctttaaaatttttaaaatattatcgCAGCACAtcgatattttgatgttttttagaAAGTAGGATGACTCTTTTATAATTGATGTTATGTTTTCTCGTTTTTCTTTGTATTCATTTGTGTTTGTATGGTTCTCACTAATTTTTGGTTTTGATGACGATTTTATTTACATCATCCCTTTGTAAGTTGACTTGAAAATAGGGTAATCTATTTGTTCATTGTGAATATTTTGACGTGTGTTCATCAGTTGCCGATAATCGTGAAATTATTAAAGAATTTAATTGTTTCTTCTTTCTGCACATCAAACCGCAGTGTGTCACTGACAAATTATTTTAATCGTCAAACGTACTCCTGTACCCATTTCACaaattgaattttgtattatgaAAAGCATAAAGACGGAAGTATCAACGCATTATATTTGTCTATGTTGGCTTCTGTGGAGAGGCACGATTTAATGTATTACAGCGCAAAAGGTATCATGGTGACTCTCGGGACAGTTGATTTGGTGGCAGGAAGAAGTCGATAATTGCCAATAACTAACATTTTCCACTTCCAAATTATCTCAGCGATCGAGATGCGTTTGGTGCtaatattaattgtaattctgAACACAACACTCAAAGATAACTTTAATTTTTGCCGGCTGGTTCGTAGCAAAAGTTGCGCTTACTTTATTTATGAAGgatgatatttatttgaaagaatATAGAAAAGAAACCTTTTTAGAGgtgcagatttgttattgttttaagAAAGTTATGAAGTATTTTAAATTGTAAATTGTATCTTGATCATCTGACAGTCACTCGGAAGATTTATTGAATTGGTGTCACTCGTTCAGGATGGCAATATTTTCGCAActgtttgtttcaaaataaagtgtcaAAGAGAAAATTCGAACATTGTAGATGTCTATGTCTCTTTCTTAATACTAAAAATGAGTTACTCTTCTTGTATCGATGACGTCACCGACAGGGCTATTAGGATACGCTTGTCAAATACAGACACCTAGTAGCACCACCTATTGGTGCTTCTGGAAGATTGACAGTCCGTATTGGTTGTTTCATTAATCTAGTAAGAATTAACGAACGACCTACTTGTATCAGCTCATTTAACGAAATAGTAATTGCCCTTCGAAGTCATAtgattattgattatttatAATGACGAATGTAAATAATACACTAAAGGCATTGGTGGATGTTGAACGGATCTGTGTAAAGGTAGGTCTGTCTCTATCAATGTTTTTCTAGCATTTTAAATTACAGTCAGGCTTCTGTCGACCTTCATCCATGAGTTTGACGACCTCCGGAATGACGTCTGTCATTTGAACACCTATACTGATAGAATCTAACTTTAAAAGTACCATTTAGATATGAGTTAATTAATTGTCATTACATATTGAGTAAATAATTTCATGATTGGACGACAAAGGCCAATCAGTGCAAGTCGAAAGAGCAAAATTGTGCAAAATGGTACACAGGCAACTGTcatattttcaatgattttttgtGTCCCTCTTTACCATATTCCCGGACCCAAGGTACTATGTCGACTGTGAGATTAGGTATAAAATACCTGGTCAATGGAAATCAATATCGTTCAGGTCCCTAGATCATGCCAAGACCTAAGAAAAGGACGAATAGAGAATCAAACACTGCTTATTGTAGCAATCATCTCGTGACATCATGGTTGCTTTCGAGACATAACATAAAACAAGTTTTTGATTTGCTCCGGACTTGGCAATTCTTTATTTATGTACGTTGCAAGATGACGTATTATCACGTATTGCAAGATGTTAATAGACATTGGTACTTTATCCAGGGCCAGTTGTTACATGATCCGTATACACGGATCGAGCTTGCTGactatattttatgaatttgccTTCAACGATGAGGGCGCACTAAATCTGACTATCGGCTGAGCTTTTCGCATTGACGAACACACGAATTGTCTGCAGGGAATTCCCGTACTGATATGGTAAAGATTGGGGAAgttcttttgaaatttgataagccatgattttaattaaaagtatttaGGAAATGTTTTTGTGGGTGTCTGTTCATGGGTAGCCCGTGAATCACTTACCTGTAAATTGTCTGAATCACAGTCATTCTATATGATGGAGGAATAGTCTGAATCAAATATAGGTCTATCTGTCTACGTCTG contains the following coding sequences:
- the LOC139130034 gene encoding uncharacterized protein, with the translated sequence MLKMASAADLIFSMGPKRHDFFQNQYRVCIGKKKLEAIPHKEIPPVPQQSFFEKKLTLGQAIKHNPVLLTYGEIDKDRLVQAFEGLASSFSLVVEASHKFHRDLPGWNILGVPSALREKMSNLLKTKITSDLKVVFPRLFEDLNLDSLDENLCQSHICLPIQYYDEYSFDGLEALALGVPLLIAEYSHLAHFIKKYLPKYCDRYIVRKGEQYPDEIISTLCEIERAFEIAGELKDAFMASEDVTYSFETFVAMFTDDTDSDDNEIVNLNPQIAHREKAAENGQEICKEFYQQESQYEGAQQSDQIEHTQKPVTTRTERVHAPDNQRPRDVMEDSLPGNRKSESAELTVTIRLNEEDFQEAIRNT
- the LOC139130033 gene encoding tripartite motif-containing protein 2-like — encoded protein: MIMTITKVKAKNPYVVDCSKKPTAVKTPACREEETKGAAGDDSKIPSDFGQGKGKQTGRQEELDEGSYDSEADEGYDDSEAVEEVKLSAKRDWKESYVQQLPKWVKKLMGHIVLDINEEWSVQILGLQKPGTKQGLFNNPNGLRWHHGQLLVCDTNNNRIQILAKHYSYRSVDEIRFDSMTNAFQPWAVTVYRKEYYISDIGNNQIIICDKCHEILQTIAVTPDISVHSITVIAGFAVVTDHKGNKVLKYNKKGNLVAKYQGQGSENTPIKYPHSVAPASNGSILVSDANNHNIKVLDSDLNYVESFCAEGTGKGQVRYPQGIDVDARGNIYICDKLNNRIVKLGSNGNFLRNLFEGDLEYPTNIAVNPAGDEIAVSVFGNIARPVNQIWVFFKK